Proteins found in one Puniceicoccales bacterium genomic segment:
- a CDS encoding nitroreductase family protein — protein sequence MIYLFVFGLFMFGNVSDAAVAVLSKKYDKVGLENQKNFHSVGSMDAILNRRSIRSYTSEPVNGEHVSMILKAGFSAPSAMGSKPWHFIVVDDRVILDRLAEKHHYAGMLRSAPLAVLVCGDKSLESIPDKFEQNCSAATENILIAATALGLGSVWVGCYPDVDVMKGFRMILNIPEKIFPFAIVPLGHPLQTLSPRDNYDSERVHLNGW from the coding sequence ATGATTTATTTGTTTGTATTTGGTTTGTTTATGTTTGGCAATGTTAGTGATGCGGCTGTGGCAGTTTTGTCAAAAAAATATGATAAAGTTGGACTTGAAAATCAGAAAAATTTTCATTCCGTAGGATCAATGGATGCTATATTAAATAGACGGAGTATTAGAAGTTATACATCGGAACCTGTTAATGGTGAACATGTAAGCATGATTTTAAAGGCTGGGTTTAGTGCACCATCGGCCATGGGGTCGAAGCCGTGGCATTTCATTGTTGTGGATGATCGGGTGATTTTGGATAGACTTGCTGAGAAGCATCATTACGCTGGCATGCTGCGATCGGCACCATTGGCAGTGCTGGTTTGTGGCGATAAGTCGTTGGAATCCATACCGGATAAATTTGAGCAAAACTGTTCTGCTGCTACGGAAAATATTTTGATAGCGGCCACGGCCTTAGGGCTCGGTTCTGTTTGGGTTGGTTGCTATCCGGATGTGGATGTGATGAAAGGTTTTAGAATGATATTAAATATTCCAGAAAAAATATTTCCGTTCGCCATAGTTCCTCTGGGGCATCCATTGCAAACTCTTTCTCCGAGAGATAATTATGATTCAGAGAGGGTGCATCTGAATGGATGGTGA